The proteins below come from a single Thermopolyspora flexuosa genomic window:
- a CDS encoding AAA family ATPase: MSNPPPQPEGLRAPGTGPGDPERVTRKRLSPWDRIKFLLGLSVAYLILVWNHLVTFEGITTFPESLVATAADRWGMVIFTLIGLEVLRQIHFLISERSAGYHLFWTKKVFGGFERWSHRRFSDWTRFRIARVIKVFFWIAVIAMVLAAVLDTNPLTALFTAPALLWQVLPYGLQLAFAFFFIIFQFVGLFWFLSRGGIDTYYPDDIKTRFSDVWGQDHVVERVKENIVFLEKPDEIEEKGGYVPSGLLLWGPPGTGKTLMAEAVAGETGKPYVFVDPGAFINMFMGVGILKVKSLFRKLRKLALRYGGVIVFFDEADSLGSRGALAQQGPPGIGTGMMPQAFATSGCNGFGYLSPHVQWELSRAALSSHDDAPQVRRNRFFVGGMGGGNAGTLQALLTELSGLKKPRGFINRYVRRLLGMRPKPPPKYRILVMMATNMPNALDEALLRPGRIDRIYKVGYPSKEGRVRTYQGYFAKVKHELTDEQIDKLATITPYYSGAKIKDLVNEALIMAIRDGREVITWQDVMKAKHLKSLGPPEGVEYVERERHATAVHEACHAVMAYRVRHHLEIDIATIEKGAGYLGMVSSIPVEDQFTEWRSTYEADILVSLASLAGERMFFGNDNSSGVSGDLDSATTVAALMETHWGMGSGISSLPALQRLQIMPGKPDPRRRRDAQDKGGKEAIADGLGERIERTLSRLLEKAEQILRENRTEVLAVAHALERHKTLSGDDVAAVIEGRQGTILDGSVYKDPAFMAEIEEYHEAALRAHQQPGTPMLPLPEPPLRAPRMAPPKIVEGVIADGASAGGTSASGRTAAPVIAPPPPPSTAPVPVVFKPPPLPDRPGDGQAQANGRPDFVPWSEDGPPPPPPPPYPSAEAKPRRRSGRGVWVVLAAVVALVAFTLLGAALISGGAGAIGTGGATDGPATAGPDGFSTGLLIILLIGVLAVIAGVVLAYLLIRNQQAARARAEESRDRAAERAQLLAAAMDPEVAMRLLGYDGRRPPDGRT; this comes from the coding sequence TTGAGCAATCCACCACCCCAGCCGGAAGGGCTGCGGGCGCCCGGTACCGGCCCGGGCGACCCGGAGCGGGTGACGCGCAAGCGGCTGTCCCCGTGGGACCGGATCAAGTTCCTCCTCGGGCTCTCCGTCGCCTACCTGATCCTCGTCTGGAACCACCTGGTCACCTTCGAGGGCATCACCACCTTCCCCGAGTCCCTGGTGGCGACGGCCGCCGACCGGTGGGGCATGGTGATCTTCACCCTGATCGGGCTGGAGGTCCTGCGCCAGATCCACTTCCTCATCAGCGAGCGGTCGGCGGGCTACCACCTTTTCTGGACGAAGAAGGTCTTCGGCGGGTTCGAGCGCTGGTCCCACCGGCGGTTCAGCGACTGGACGCGGTTCCGCATCGCGCGGGTCATCAAGGTGTTCTTCTGGATCGCGGTCATCGCCATGGTGCTCGCGGCCGTGCTCGACACCAACCCGCTCACCGCGCTGTTCACCGCCCCGGCGCTGCTCTGGCAGGTGCTGCCGTACGGCCTGCAGCTCGCCTTCGCGTTCTTCTTCATCATCTTCCAGTTCGTCGGCCTGTTCTGGTTCCTGTCCCGGGGCGGGATCGACACCTACTACCCGGACGACATCAAGACCCGGTTCTCCGACGTGTGGGGCCAGGACCACGTCGTCGAGCGGGTGAAGGAGAACATCGTCTTCCTGGAGAAGCCGGACGAGATCGAGGAGAAGGGCGGCTACGTGCCGAGCGGCCTGCTGCTGTGGGGCCCGCCCGGCACCGGTAAGACGCTCATGGCCGAGGCGGTCGCCGGCGAGACCGGTAAGCCGTACGTGTTCGTCGACCCCGGCGCCTTCATCAACATGTTCATGGGCGTCGGCATCCTCAAGGTCAAGTCGCTCTTCCGCAAGCTGCGCAAGCTCGCCCTGCGGTACGGCGGCGTGATCGTCTTCTTCGACGAGGCCGACTCGCTCGGCAGCCGCGGGGCCCTCGCCCAGCAGGGCCCGCCGGGCATCGGGACCGGCATGATGCCGCAGGCGTTCGCCACCAGCGGCTGCAACGGCTTCGGCTACCTCTCCCCGCACGTGCAGTGGGAGCTCTCCCGGGCCGCGCTCTCCTCCCACGACGACGCCCCGCAGGTCCGGCGCAACCGGTTCTTCGTGGGCGGCATGGGCGGCGGCAACGCCGGCACCCTGCAGGCCCTGCTCACCGAGCTGTCCGGCCTGAAGAAGCCGCGCGGCTTCATCAACCGGTACGTGCGCCGCCTGCTCGGCATGCGGCCCAAGCCGCCGCCGAAGTACCGGATCCTCGTCATGATGGCGACGAACATGCCGAACGCCCTCGACGAGGCGCTGCTGCGGCCGGGCCGTATCGACCGCATCTACAAGGTCGGCTACCCGTCCAAGGAGGGCCGGGTCCGCACCTACCAGGGCTACTTCGCCAAGGTCAAGCACGAGCTCACCGACGAGCAGATCGACAAGCTCGCCACGATCACCCCGTACTACTCGGGCGCCAAGATCAAGGACCTGGTGAACGAGGCCCTGATCATGGCGATCCGGGACGGCCGCGAGGTGATCACGTGGCAGGACGTGATGAAGGCCAAGCACCTCAAGAGCCTCGGCCCGCCGGAGGGCGTCGAGTACGTCGAGCGGGAGCGGCACGCCACCGCGGTGCACGAGGCCTGCCACGCGGTCATGGCCTACCGGGTGCGGCACCACCTCGAGATCGACATCGCGACGATCGAGAAGGGCGCCGGCTACCTCGGCATGGTGTCGAGCATCCCGGTGGAGGACCAGTTCACCGAGTGGCGGTCGACGTACGAGGCCGACATCCTCGTCTCGCTCGCGTCGCTCGCCGGGGAGCGCATGTTCTTCGGCAACGACAACTCCTCGGGCGTCTCCGGTGACCTCGACTCGGCGACCACGGTCGCCGCGCTCATGGAGACCCACTGGGGCATGGGCTCGGGCATCTCCTCGCTGCCCGCGCTGCAGCGCCTGCAGATCATGCCCGGCAAGCCCGATCCGCGGCGGCGGCGGGACGCCCAGGACAAGGGCGGCAAGGAGGCGATCGCCGACGGCCTCGGCGAGCGCATCGAGCGCACGCTCTCCCGCCTGCTGGAGAAGGCCGAGCAGATCCTCCGGGAGAACCGAACCGAGGTGCTCGCGGTCGCGCACGCGCTGGAGCGGCACAAGACGCTCAGCGGCGACGACGTGGCCGCGGTGATCGAGGGCCGGCAGGGCACGATCCTCGACGGCTCGGTCTACAAGGACCCGGCGTTCATGGCCGAGATCGAGGAGTACCACGAGGCGGCGCTGCGCGCCCACCAGCAGCCGGGCACGCCGATGCTGCCGCTGCCGGAGCCGCCGCTGCGGGCGCCCCGCATGGCGCCGCCGAAGATCGTGGAGGGCGTGATCGCGGACGGCGCCTCCGCGGGCGGCACGTCCGCTTCCGGGCGCACCGCGGCGCCCGTGATCGCCCCGCCCCCGCCGCCGAGCACCGCCCCGGTACCGGTGGTGTTCAAGCCGCCGCCGCTGCCGGACCGGCCCGGCGACGGCCAGGCGCAGGCGAACGGGCGGCCGGACTTCGTGCCGTGGAGCGAGGACGGGCCGCCGCCTCCGCCCCCGCCGCCGTACCCCTCGGCGGAGGCCAAGCCGCGGCGCCGGTCGGGCCGGGGCGTGTGGGTGGTGCTCGCCGCGGTCGTCGCGCTCGTCGCGTTCACCCTGCTCGGCGCTGCGCTGATCAGCGGCGGGGCCGGGGCGATCGGGACCGGCGGGGCCACCGACGGCCCGGCGACGGCGGGACCGGACGGGTTCTCCACCGGCCTGCTGATCATCCTGCTCATCGGGGTGCTCGCGGTCATCGCCGGCGTCGTGCTCGCGTACCTGCTCATCCGCAACCAGCAGGCCGCGCGGGCGCGGGCCGAGGAGTCCCGGGACCGGGCCGCGGAGCGGGCCCAGCTGCTCGCCGCGGCGATGGACCCGGAGGTCGCGATGCGCCTGCTCGGGTACGACGGCCGGCGGCCGCCGGACGGCCGTACCTGA
- a CDS encoding aldehyde dehydrogenase family protein, with amino-acid sequence MVSRQIVSVIGGKDAEAAGTPYTSVNPARLDEAVAEVRLADAATFAAACRSAAEAQREWARVPAPVRGRVIASIGRLVEENAATLAALVTREIGKPYAEALGEVREIIDTCDFFLGEGRRLYGQTVPSEMPDKQLFTFRVPVGVAAVITAGNFPVAVPSWYLVPALLCGNAVVWKPAEYAAASAHALYRLFAAAGLPDGVLNIVFADGEQTYAGLDRALAEGTVHKVGFTGSSEVGRRIGELCGRHLQSPCLELGGKNPMVIMPDADLDLAVEGALFSGFGTAGQRCTSLGTAIVHTDVHDEFVRRFAAAVAEAKIGDPRDKVLYGPLLDRRFAERFEEYLTWIQPHHTVVTSPIGRITADNPRGGFTGENGLYYHPVIVDGVRPVDRLFTEETFGPIVGVTTFRTLEEAIELANLPGYGLSSSIYTTDPRAAFRFREGVGAGMVSVNNSTSGAEAHLPFGGNGRSGNGSRQSGMWVLDQFTRWQAMNWDYSGRLQKAQMDVAEIVPDLGFRL; translated from the coding sequence ATGGTGTCCCGTCAGATCGTTTCCGTCATCGGCGGCAAGGACGCCGAGGCGGCCGGCACGCCGTACACGTCGGTGAACCCGGCCCGCCTCGACGAGGCGGTGGCCGAGGTACGGCTCGCCGACGCCGCCACGTTCGCCGCCGCCTGCCGCAGCGCGGCCGAGGCGCAGCGCGAGTGGGCGCGGGTGCCCGCGCCGGTCCGCGGCCGGGTGATCGCCTCCATCGGGCGGCTGGTGGAGGAGAACGCCGCCACGCTCGCCGCGCTGGTCACCCGGGAGATCGGCAAGCCGTACGCCGAGGCGCTCGGCGAGGTCCGCGAGATCATCGACACCTGCGACTTCTTCCTCGGCGAGGGCCGCCGCCTGTACGGCCAGACCGTGCCCTCGGAGATGCCGGACAAGCAGCTGTTCACGTTCCGGGTGCCGGTCGGGGTCGCCGCCGTGATCACCGCGGGCAACTTCCCGGTCGCGGTGCCGTCGTGGTACCTGGTGCCCGCGCTGCTGTGCGGCAACGCCGTGGTGTGGAAGCCCGCCGAGTACGCCGCCGCGTCGGCGCACGCCCTCTACCGGCTGTTCGCCGCGGCCGGGCTGCCCGACGGCGTGCTCAACATCGTCTTCGCCGACGGCGAGCAGACCTACGCCGGCCTCGACCGGGCGCTCGCCGAGGGCACGGTGCACAAGGTCGGCTTCACCGGCTCCAGCGAGGTCGGCCGGCGCATCGGCGAGCTGTGCGGGCGGCACCTGCAGTCGCCGTGCCTCGAGCTCGGCGGCAAGAACCCGATGGTGATCATGCCGGACGCCGACCTCGACCTCGCCGTCGAGGGCGCGCTGTTCTCCGGGTTCGGCACCGCCGGGCAGCGCTGCACCTCGCTCGGCACCGCGATCGTGCACACCGACGTGCACGACGAGTTCGTACGCCGGTTCGCCGCCGCGGTGGCGGAGGCGAAGATCGGCGACCCGCGGGACAAGGTGCTGTACGGCCCGCTGCTCGACCGCCGGTTCGCCGAGCGGTTCGAGGAGTACCTCACCTGGATCCAGCCGCACCACACCGTGGTCACCTCGCCGATCGGCCGGATCACCGCCGACAACCCGCGCGGCGGCTTCACCGGCGAGAACGGCCTCTACTACCACCCGGTGATCGTGGACGGGGTACGGCCCGTGGACCGCCTGTTCACCGAGGAGACCTTCGGCCCGATCGTGGGGGTGACCACGTTCCGCACCCTCGAGGAGGCGATCGAGCTGGCCAACCTGCCCGGGTACGGGCTGTCCTCCTCGATCTACACCACCGACCCGCGCGCCGCGTTCCGGTTCCGCGAGGGCGTCGGCGCGGGCATGGTGAGCGTGAACAACTCCACCTCCGGCGCCGAGGCGCACCTGCCGTTCGGCGGCAACGGCCGCTCCGGCAACGGCAGCCGCCAGTCCGGCATGTGGGTGCTCGACCAGTTCACCCGCTGGCAGGCGATGAACTGGGACTACTCGGGGCGGCTGCAGAAGGCCCAGATGGACGTGGCCGAGATCGTGCCCGACCTCGGCTTCCGGCTCTGA
- a CDS encoding MFS transporter, which yields MGTALTGRAKGAFAPRYRTVSIGMVVLTVLMAYEYLAVATAMPVVARALHGEELYALAFSGSLAAGVVAMVGGGRWNDATGPQAPIWTGVVSFMIGLAVSGMAPSMEAFIAGRLLQGFGGGLFSVSLYVLVGRVYPSALHPKVFSLLAAAWVVPSMVGPAITGLLVDGPGWRWVFLGVPAVTAPAALLLWRGLRRVREAEEAAENAAEEPADAGTRPGESGVAAGSVWGKLGWAGAAAAGAALLQYGGGLLQQDDGRQAGLGALLAAAGLAVLGVALPPLLPAGTLRAARGLPTVIALRGLAAGAFYAAEVLVPLMLNVHRGLPVWQAGLALTGSAMAWSFGSWLQGRRTWNRRVILRLGTALIGVGTALVALSLLPAVPVVVCFAAWAVSGFGIGMVYPTLSVLVLELSPPQERGANSSALQVGESVFSVVTVAVTGALLTALGRGEAAYVACFGLVVLITLAGTAIAGRYAVRGPE from the coding sequence GTGGGTACAGCGCTGACCGGGCGGGCGAAGGGGGCGTTCGCGCCACGGTACCGGACCGTCTCCATCGGGATGGTCGTGCTCACCGTGCTCATGGCCTACGAGTACCTGGCGGTGGCGACCGCCATGCCGGTGGTGGCCCGGGCGTTACACGGCGAGGAGCTCTACGCGCTCGCGTTCAGCGGCTCGCTCGCCGCGGGCGTGGTCGCGATGGTCGGCGGGGGACGGTGGAACGACGCCACCGGGCCGCAGGCGCCGATCTGGACCGGCGTGGTCTCGTTCATGATCGGCCTCGCCGTGTCCGGGATGGCGCCGAGCATGGAGGCGTTCATCGCCGGGCGGCTGCTGCAGGGGTTCGGCGGCGGCCTGTTCTCGGTCTCGCTGTACGTGCTCGTCGGCCGGGTGTACCCGAGCGCGCTGCACCCGAAGGTGTTCTCGCTGCTCGCCGCCGCCTGGGTGGTGCCCTCCATGGTCGGCCCCGCGATCACCGGCCTGCTCGTGGACGGGCCGGGATGGCGCTGGGTCTTCCTCGGCGTGCCCGCGGTGACCGCGCCCGCGGCCCTGCTGCTGTGGCGCGGCCTGCGCCGGGTGCGCGAGGCCGAGGAAGCCGCCGAAAACGCCGCCGAGGAGCCCGCTGACGCCGGGACGCGTCCCGGGGAGAGCGGGGTGGCCGCCGGGTCGGTGTGGGGCAAGCTCGGCTGGGCCGGGGCCGCGGCGGCCGGCGCCGCGCTGCTGCAGTACGGCGGCGGCCTGCTGCAGCAGGACGACGGGCGGCAGGCCGGGCTCGGCGCGCTGCTCGCCGCCGCCGGGCTCGCCGTGCTCGGGGTGGCCCTCCCGCCGCTGCTGCCCGCGGGCACCCTGCGGGCAGCCCGCGGCCTGCCCACGGTGATCGCGCTGCGCGGCCTCGCCGCCGGCGCCTTCTACGCGGCCGAGGTGCTCGTGCCGCTCATGCTCAACGTCCACCGCGGCCTGCCGGTCTGGCAGGCCGGGCTCGCGCTCACCGGCAGCGCCATGGCCTGGTCGTTCGGCTCCTGGCTGCAGGGGCGGCGGACGTGGAACCGGCGGGTCATCCTGCGCCTCGGCACCGCGCTCATCGGCGTCGGCACCGCCCTGGTGGCGCTCTCCCTGCTCCCGGCGGTGCCGGTGGTCGTCTGCTTCGCCGCCTGGGCGGTGAGCGGGTTCGGCATCGGCATGGTGTACCCCACGCTCTCGGTGCTCGTGCTCGAGCTGTCCCCGCCGCAGGAGCGGGGCGCGAACAGCTCCGCCCTCCAGGTCGGCGAGTCGGTGTTCTCGGTGGTCACGGTCGCGGTCACCGGCGCCCTGCTCACCGCCCTGGGCCGCGGCGAGGCCGCGTACGTGGCCTGTTTCGGGCTCGTGGTGCTGATCACGCTCGCCGGTACCGCGATCGCCGGCCGTTACGCGGTCCGCGGCCCGGAATGA
- a CDS encoding endo-1,4-beta-xylanase — protein sequence MGVNAFPRPGARRFTGGLYRALAAATVSVVGVVTALTVTQPASAAASTLAEGAAQHNRYFGVAIAANRLNDSVYTNIANREFNSVTAENEMKIDATEPQQGRFDFTQADRIYNWARQNGKQVRGHTLAWHSQQPQWMQNLSGQALRQAMINHIQGVMSYYRGKIPIWDVVNEAFEDGNSGRRRDSNLQRTGNDWIEVAFRTARQADPSAKLCYNDYNIENWNAAKTQAVYNMVRDFKSRGVPIDCVGFQSHFNSGNPYNPNFRTTLQQFAALGVDVEVTELDIENAPAQTYASVIRDCLAVDRCTGITVWGVRDSDSWRSYQNPLLFDNNGNKKQAYYAVLDALNEGSDDGGGPSNPPVSPPPGGGSGQIRGVASNRCIDVPNGNTADGTQVQLYDCHSGSNQQWTYTSSGEFRIFGNKCLDAGGSSNGAVVQIYSCWGGANQKWELRADGTIVGVQSGLCLDAVGGGTGNGTRLQLYSCWGGNNQKWSYNA from the coding sequence ATGGGCGTGAACGCCTTCCCCAGACCCGGAGCTCGGCGGTTCACCGGCGGGCTGTACCGGGCCCTGGCCGCGGCCACGGTGAGCGTGGTCGGCGTGGTCACGGCCCTGACGGTGACCCAGCCCGCCAGCGCCGCGGCGAGCACGCTCGCCGAGGGTGCCGCGCAGCACAACCGGTACTTCGGCGTGGCCATCGCCGCGAACAGGCTCAACGACTCGGTCTACACCAACATCGCGAACCGCGAGTTCAACTCGGTGACGGCCGAGAACGAGATGAAGATCGACGCCACCGAGCCGCAGCAGGGGCGGTTCGACTTCACCCAGGCCGACCGGATCTACAACTGGGCGCGCCAGAACGGCAAGCAGGTCCGCGGCCACACCCTGGCCTGGCACTCGCAGCAGCCGCAGTGGATGCAGAACCTCAGCGGCCAGGCGCTGCGCCAGGCGATGATCAACCACATCCAGGGGGTCATGTCCTACTACCGGGGCAAGATCCCGATCTGGGACGTGGTGAACGAGGCGTTCGAGGACGGCAACTCCGGCCGCCGGCGCGACTCCAACCTCCAGCGCACCGGTAACGACTGGATCGAGGTCGCGTTCCGCACCGCCCGCCAGGCGGACCCCTCGGCCAAGCTCTGCTACAACGACTACAACATCGAGAACTGGAACGCGGCCAAGACCCAGGCGGTCTACAACATGGTGCGGGACTTCAAGTCCCGCGGCGTGCCCATCGACTGCGTGGGCTTCCAGTCGCACTTCAACAGCGGTAACCCGTACAACCCGAACTTCCGCACCACCCTGCAGCAGTTCGCGGCCCTCGGCGTGGACGTCGAGGTCACCGAGCTGGACATCGAGAACGCCCCGGCCCAGACCTACGCCAGCGTGATCCGGGACTGCCTGGCCGTGGACCGCTGCACCGGCATCACCGTCTGGGGTGTCCGCGACAGCGACTCCTGGCGCTCGTACCAGAACCCGCTGCTGTTCGACAACAACGGCAACAAGAAGCAGGCCTACTACGCGGTGCTCGACGCCCTGAACGAGGGCTCCGACGACGGTGGCGGCCCGTCCAACCCGCCGGTCTCGCCGCCGCCGGGTGGCGGTTCCGGGCAGATCCGGGGCGTGGCCTCCAACCGGTGCATCGACGTGCCGAACGGCAACACCGCCGACGGCACCCAGGTCCAGCTGTACGACTGCCACAGCGGTTCCAACCAGCAGTGGACCTACACCTCGTCCGGTGAGTTCCGCATCTTCGGCAACAAGTGCCTGGACGCGGGCGGCTCCAGCAACGGTGCGGTGGTCCAGATCTACAGCTGCTGGGGCGGCGCCAACCAGAAGTGGGAGCTCCGGGCCGACGGCACCATCGTGGGCGTGCAGTCCGGGCTGTGCCTCGACGCGGTGGGTGGCGGCACCGGCAACGGCACGCGGCTGCAGCTCTACTCCTGCTGGGGCGGCAACAACCAGAAGTGGTCCTACAACGCCTGA
- a CDS encoding enolase C-terminal domain-like protein, protein MPRVREVEVFHLTLPYGRRPESILVRLTDHGGMTGWGEMVHPSPRHDGAEHGHELRKTWAALEETLAPTLLGVDWEHPDELGVLPGGPAVDMACWDLWGRLNGVPLAHALGGSRTSLIATARLAADRSTEAVIARVNRQVCAGYAHITLDIHPGWDVEPVRAVRKAYPGLVITVDGRGAYRDVEQLVALDAYGVATIERPFAELAPHVELQERVSALVAFEAHSVDELAAAIEAKAGRALLLRPSRFGSLREVRRAHDLAVEAGWQIAAAGGSGTGLARAATVAVGSLPGCTLPAYVAEPPRSAQIVKPPVGPSGGVVAVPLTQPGLGHLVDEDRVRRLATDSFRL, encoded by the coding sequence ATGCCGCGAGTCCGGGAAGTGGAGGTGTTCCACCTGACGCTGCCCTACGGGCGGCGTCCGGAGAGCATCCTCGTCCGGCTCACCGACCACGGCGGCATGACCGGCTGGGGCGAGATGGTGCACCCCTCCCCGCGGCACGACGGCGCCGAGCACGGGCACGAGCTGCGCAAGACGTGGGCCGCACTGGAGGAGACGCTCGCGCCCACCCTGCTCGGCGTGGACTGGGAGCACCCGGACGAGCTCGGCGTGCTCCCCGGCGGCCCGGCGGTCGACATGGCCTGCTGGGATTTGTGGGGCCGGCTCAACGGCGTGCCGCTCGCGCACGCGCTCGGCGGCAGCCGTACCTCGCTGATCGCCACCGCCCGGCTCGCCGCCGACCGGTCCACCGAGGCGGTGATCGCCCGGGTGAACCGGCAGGTGTGCGCCGGGTACGCCCACATCACCCTCGACATCCACCCCGGCTGGGACGTCGAGCCGGTGCGCGCGGTGCGCAAGGCCTACCCCGGGCTCGTGATCACCGTCGACGGCCGGGGCGCCTACCGGGACGTGGAGCAGCTCGTCGCGCTCGACGCCTACGGCGTGGCCACGATCGAGCGGCCGTTCGCCGAGCTCGCCCCGCACGTCGAGCTGCAGGAGCGGGTGTCCGCGCTGGTCGCGTTCGAGGCGCACTCGGTGGACGAGCTCGCCGCGGCGATCGAGGCGAAGGCCGGGCGGGCGCTGCTGCTGCGGCCGTCCCGGTTCGGCTCGCTCCGCGAGGTACGGCGGGCGCACGACCTGGCCGTCGAGGCGGGCTGGCAGATCGCGGCCGCGGGCGGCAGCGGCACCGGGCTCGCCCGCGCGGCGACCGTGGCCGTGGGCAGCCTCCCCGGCTGCACCCTCCCCGCCTACGTGGCCGAGCCGCCGCGCAGCGCCCAGATCGTCAAGCCGCCGGTCGGGCCGTCCGGCGGCGTGGTCGCGGTCCCGCTCACCCAGCCGGGGCTCGGCCACCTGGTGGACGAGGACCGGGTGCGCCGCCTCGCCACCGACTCGTTCAGGCTGTAG
- a CDS encoding LCP family protein: MGAGSPPAEDTSRNRTASAGTPSRAAPPPRGRASARRALAVIGWTALSAVLPGAAHLRAGWRRTGFALLGVYAVLVAGAVAVALTADADLLGRALEWLGTISIAAIVIALAWFALIVHSYVVLRPGELRAGGQIVTGVVAGALSVATAVPFTLAARYADVSRRAIADVFDTPTAASQAAPEDPWAGRDRINILLLGGDWQENRQGVRTDSINLASVDLRTGNTVVFGLPRNLENVRFPPGSPMHRRFPDGFRLPPNPDGSREDLLFAVWEYADRHPEIFGGRTGMGPEALKDAVGHTLGLKVDWYVLVNIWGFARIIDAIGGLTLTVEQDVVFGKYNEGLVKAGTRRLKGADAMWYARSRTNSDDFTRMRRQRCVLNALLEQADPATVLARFTQLAEATRGMFRTDIPRPMLKHLVPVAAKVKDARVTGLQFVPPLIHTGYPDWDKIRRLTRKAIADSVRDASPAASRPPQASGKNSGGKTDRNTAPDDADRARPTALGAGCGSPGTAGADRR, from the coding sequence ATGGGCGCCGGATCGCCCCCGGCCGAGGACACCTCCCGCAACCGAACCGCATCCGCCGGCACGCCGTCCCGGGCCGCGCCGCCGCCGCGCGGGCGCGCCTCGGCGCGCCGGGCCCTCGCCGTGATCGGGTGGACGGCGCTGTCCGCCGTGCTCCCGGGCGCCGCGCACCTGCGCGCGGGATGGCGGCGGACCGGGTTCGCGCTGCTCGGCGTCTACGCCGTGCTCGTCGCGGGCGCCGTCGCGGTGGCGCTGACCGCGGACGCCGATCTGCTGGGCCGGGCGCTGGAGTGGCTGGGCACGATCTCGATCGCCGCGATCGTGATCGCGCTGGCGTGGTTCGCGCTGATCGTGCACTCGTACGTGGTGCTGCGCCCGGGCGAGCTGCGGGCGGGCGGCCAGATCGTCACCGGCGTGGTGGCGGGCGCGCTGTCGGTCGCCACGGCCGTGCCGTTCACCCTGGCGGCCCGGTACGCGGACGTGTCGCGCCGGGCGATCGCCGACGTGTTCGACACCCCCACGGCGGCCTCGCAGGCCGCGCCGGAGGACCCGTGGGCGGGCCGTGACCGCATCAACATCCTGCTGCTCGGCGGCGACTGGCAGGAGAACCGCCAGGGCGTGCGCACCGACAGCATCAACCTGGCGAGCGTCGACCTGCGCACCGGCAACACGGTCGTGTTCGGCCTGCCGCGCAACCTGGAGAACGTGCGCTTCCCGCCCGGCAGCCCGATGCACCGGCGGTTCCCCGACGGCTTCCGGCTGCCGCCGAACCCGGACGGGTCGCGCGAGGACCTGCTGTTCGCGGTGTGGGAGTACGCCGACCGGCACCCGGAGATCTTCGGCGGGCGCACCGGCATGGGCCCGGAGGCGCTCAAGGACGCGGTCGGCCACACCCTCGGCCTCAAGGTCGACTGGTACGTGCTCGTCAACATCTGGGGGTTCGCCCGGATCATCGACGCGATCGGCGGGCTCACCCTCACCGTCGAGCAGGACGTGGTCTTCGGCAAGTACAACGAGGGCCTGGTCAAGGCGGGCACCCGGCGGCTCAAGGGCGCCGACGCGATGTGGTACGCGCGCTCGCGGACCAACAGCGACGACTTCACCCGGATGCGGCGGCAACGCTGCGTGCTCAACGCCCTGCTGGAGCAGGCCGACCCGGCGACCGTGCTCGCCCGGTTCACCCAGCTCGCCGAGGCGACCAGGGGCATGTTCCGCACCGACATCCCCCGGCCGATGCTGAAGCACCTCGTCCCGGTCGCGGCGAAGGTGAAGGACGCCAGGGTCACCGGACTGCAGTTCGTGCCGCCGCTGATCCACACCGGCTACCCGGACTGGGACAAGATCCGCAGGCTCACCCGGAAGGCGATCGCCGACTCGGTGCGGGACGCCTCCCCCGCGGCGAGCCGTCCCCCGCAGGCCTCCGGCAAGAACTCCGGCGGGAAGACGGACCGGAACACGGCCCCGGACGACGCGGACCGGGCGCGGCCGACCGCGCTCGGCGCGGGCTGCGGCTCCCCCGGTACGGCCGGCGCGGACCGGCGCTGA